CATTAGATgatctagttttttttttattaattgtataatgGCCGGCTTAAACTCTGTAGAATACCGGCcgaccaggatcaggtttggacgccctggtataggatctagcaaacttgcattacatatctacatgttttgatgttaattgttttgtgtcattaaactgggattaacttttatctctttgtttttccTCCTTAGACCTAACATCtgtgaaagaggagagagaagtactgaatgaaactgaagaaaaagatcagtttgagaatctttatgatttcataactggagaatattttttttgttccttacagtctgaaaaaacttctgaacaaaaaagagctcaaaagacagaAACTATGAGTTATTTCACTTGCTTTaattgtggaaaaagtttcaatcGACAAGAAGACattaaaattcacactggagagaagccttttatctgcaaacagtgtgggaaaagtttcaaAAGAAAGCTTAAACTTAATtgccacatgaaagttcacactggaaagaaaccCTTCACCTGTCGTCtgtgtgggaaaagtttcaaTCAAAAACGAATGCTTTACGCCCACAGGCGAATTCACACTTTAGAGAGCcgttttacctgccaacagtgtggaaagagtttcagtagaaaaggaagccttaataggcacatgaatgttcacactggagagaagccttactcatgcaaacaatgtggaaagagtttcactcaaagaGGAAGCCTTTAtatgcacatgagagttcacactggagagaagcctcacatatgctgtcagtgtggaaagagtttcagtagaAAAGGAAGCCTTAATAGGCACATGAACGTTCAcaatggagagaagccttactcatgcaaacaatgtggaaagagtttcagtagaAAAGGAGGCCTTAATAggcacataagagttcacactggagagaagccttacacatgctgtcagtgtggaaagagtttcagtagaAAACAAAGCCTTGACAAGCACATgaatgttcacactggagagaagcctcacacgtgcaaacagtgtggaaagagttttagtctACAAGAAAACCTTGGTAGgcactagtgatgcgcgggtcgtctcataacccgcgggccccgcgggtaacccgcgggtcgggttggggcgggtaaagaaactgtcactttatttgcggggcgggttggggcgggtcattaaaaacaaaataaaatttaaaaaaatcaatgtatgttgcgtgcaatcccctatagcctatattacatatttgggaatatctattttcatattttattaagttctttaataaggttatcaacacgtcacgtcacgaaagcgccaagcagctcccgctgccagccacaagcgcatcaagcgaactcacattcagctctgctggcctggtgctatgcgtatttaaatctcctctgatgcgcattatcctgcattagccaaaatcatgacagtcaaccacatccagtcatatgtgaatgaatgtaaatattcgctaaaaacacacaataaagacagcaatgatgtagtcaggactgtggcgccggcttgctttgaaatgtattgcgcccgctgcgtcctgcaccctagtcattttaaacagtacataataacgaacacaatatcttacaaataaaaagaagcagattttcatgatcagaacttccttaaaccagtgaacctttaaacctttcagtccaaggatccagtaaacgaatgcgttcaaatagaaagttcaaaccgatattcataaatgaagcatatatacccacatttcttccggcaccactaacgttacaccactgattatcttgttattaatatgatttgatttatggttcatattcataatcgtacagtattgttgccagtttaaagggcgaaaagcactttcggttttcatttgcattacaatgcatagtatgtctatttaattgtcgcgggtgcggggcggggcgggttgtaaaaatagacacagtactgcggggcgggctggggcgggccaaataatttaataattgcgggacccgcgggttgaaaaaaaccccgacccgcgcatcactagtaagcacataaaaaaaattcacaatagagagaagcCTAAAGATCTCCTcaatgtggaaagtgtttcaactaaaatttaaaaaacagcaattctggtccttgattctgattggttgagccacattTGAAGTtgctgtaaattactctacaaacatacaGTCCTGCAAGCACCCCCGACACTGCAcaaagtttcaaaccccgttggcggccacctatttacaagatgtctgttgttgatcggtcatttatcgagagagtcaccgctctgtatttgctctggagagcagaacagcggcgtagggatcgtcgtcgccgtatttgggtccaccagacccttcaGAGGCGTTCGGtgagtttcatcacttgctccaggagctgcgcctggatgacggccgctttcagcggtacttccgcctgtcccgcacccagttcgatgacctgctgtcccgcatcggagcgaggggatttcaggagcggtggaactttcattttaaaagtgaactactcgtttatgtcattcctcctttgatgtataataattctataggtctgtgccatttctttgttcatcttattactgtaaaatctgttattttatttttttttgatgataaatggagccagcctccaaaagtatttaacctgtcctgtgatttctttattttcctgacacaacactgtccagacacactaaagtatacacactattatagttattattgttctgttattatagtgtagacacactacactataataatgtttcatataattaatatttagatgtggaataaatagcattcaatacaaaattaatatgtgtcatatatgtgataaaaaACTTGCTTTGTttgtgcattagaaccgcactaggtatttagtattcatgtttcatatttgaatgagtgactcgggcaggcctgccgccacagcatcaagcaggctcctgattggttaacgcagcGCGAATTGACggagaagttcagatttttcaactcagGCGGTAGACGCAAATTTGCGTCaaacgcgtgattcacaaaaagcacaattcgtgCGAGAACTCCAGATGCGCgtaaacgcgtcttaccattgacttaacattgaaatcactcgtgccagacgcatattcgcgtttggtgtgaacgcagcataagggAATCCTAtactgggcccgtattcacaaaacattttatcttagcactaagagttctcctaaatagcagtaaaagtttttagctaagagttttctctattaacaaagctgctgagacaaacttttactaagcagtagagagaaatcttaagctaagagtaagggcggggttgacctcgttactatggatgatgtcagcctgctcactaaccatgcatacagtgattggctgataggggaggggtctgtgtcagacatttattcatagaaatattgctaccatccaagtactaaccaggcccgacgctgcatagcttccgagatcagacgagatcgggcgctctcagcgcggtatggccataagcgagggctgctccaaaatgtgggctatttaaagatcagcctccgtaaaagccagcatattatataaatagtgaagaaaaggcaaaagcttacagcacctggtattcccaggcggtctcccatccaagtactaaccaggcccgacgctgcttagcttccgagatcagacgagatcgggcgctctcagcgcagtatggccataaGTGAGGGCTgttccaaaatgtgggctatttaaagatcagcctccgtaaaagccagcatattatataaatagtgaagaaaaggcaaaagcttacagcacctggtattcccaggcggtctcccatccaagtactaaccaggcccgacaaggtttagcttccgagatcagacgagatcgggagctctcagcgtggtatggccataagcgagggctgctccaaaaagtgggctatttaaagatcagcctccgtaaaagccagcatattatacaaatagtgaagaaaaggcaaaagcttacagcacctggtattcccaggcggtctcccataaaagtgtaacaatcggccttatcagccgagttacaagactaaaatggggtaagatttaactgtgagagatgactagtggttaaaagaatgagacataaaagaaaattggtttacaCTGCGAGTCGGGCTGGCTACAATTAGCAAAGATATAAAAGACCTTAAACAAGAGATACGACACGAACTGAACACGCTAAAAGACGAGttgaaaaaagaaatgaaagaagAAATCACCACTCTTCAACAAGAAATCGAGCGCAAGCTAACAGATAATAAAAACGAGCTACAGACACAGAAGGCGACTATGGCCGAGGCCCAGGAGCGCATAGCAGAGCTGGAAGAGTGGAAAATAGACGCGGGAGAAGTGATGATGGAAATGCAGGAGCAGACACGCCAGATGCAAGAAAAGATAACCGACCTCGAGGGGAGATCAAGAAGGAACAATATCCGTATCTTCGGCGTGCCTGAGGAGACGGAGGAGAACTCCACTAACAAGTACATAGACCAGCTGCTAAAAACAGAGCTGCAGCTACCTGAAGGAACGGAGCTCCACATCCAAAGAGCACACCGCGCTCTCGCACAGAAACCAAGCCCGAATGCACCACCCAGGTCCATAATAGTCAACTTCCTCAAGTTTGAGACAAAAGAAATGATCCTGAAGACGGCATGgaagaaaaaaatacaagtaGGAAATAAGCAGATCTTTTTTGATCACGATTATCCTGCTGAAGTCGTCCAGAAACGGAGGTCATATGTGGGCATTAAAAAGGTGCTCAAAGAAAAACAAATACGTTTCCAGACGCCGCTGACTAGAATACGGATACACTGGAGCAACGGAGTGAAAACATACGACAGCGCCGGGGAAGCCGCGCGGGCTATGAGAGAGAGGGGAATCATCACGGACCCACCGGGCGATGACAGCACACCGGCGGTGAGGGAGAAGACACGAGTAACACCGGAATGGCAACGCGTCAGAGGAAAGGATACGACACGTGAAGCAGCGCACCGTGCCAGAGAGAAGCTACAGGAATACCACAGGAAAACATGAACACACACTGGAGAAAGGTAGCAGTAAAACATAGacttcaacactgataatattcATATCCGACCAGGAGAGGTTTAGTTTTCTTTTCTATAGTTGGACACATCTAGACCTTATAG
Above is a genomic segment from Garra rufa chromosome 2, GarRuf1.0, whole genome shotgun sequence containing:
- the LOC141325983 gene encoding uncharacterized protein, with amino-acid sequence MSYFTCFNCGKSFNRQEDIKIHTGEKPFICKQCGKSFKRKLKLNCHMKVHTGKKPFTCRLCGKSFNQKRMLYAHRRIHTLESRFTCQQCGKSFSRKGSLNRHMNVHTGEKPYSCKQCGKSFTQRGSLYMHMRVHTGEKPHICCQCGKSFSRKGSLNRHMNVHNGEKPYSCKQCGKSFSRKGGLNRHIRVHTGEKPYTCCQCGKSFSRKQSLDKHMNVHTGEKPHTCKQCGKSFSLQENLGRH